A genomic segment from Microbacterium sp. SORGH_AS_0428 encodes:
- a CDS encoding glycosyltransferase: MAKGTEPLSSLRICVLIPDFSDGGAQRQCIYLLNEWQKRNDISVTLITFGAGEHAAALRTDGLEWFQMKRGPWTLVKLASVIRRQRIDVVMSWLHEMDNYAGLLKLLPGRRTWVLAERNARYPKSRRIRARLALGRRADLVIANSASGGKYWEPILGMQRVSVIPNIVRTPEVVDKALPPLVVSVGRLVPQKNPMVVAQAMCLASHSKSDAQYAIIGAGPLAAAVAEELSRSERSPSVDLLGFRSDAADIIARAQVMVSMSRREGQPNVLLEAVMSDCVPVVSRIDEHVEVLGGAYPYYVDVDAQPAAVAEAICAALEESKPRDVLAYARGKLSERTAPQISDDYVSAFRRLNRI, translated from the coding sequence ATGGCAAAGGGGACTGAGCCGTTGTCGAGTTTGCGTATCTGCGTACTGATCCCGGATTTCTCTGACGGTGGTGCGCAGCGACAGTGCATCTATCTGCTGAACGAATGGCAGAAGCGAAATGACATCTCAGTCACCCTGATCACCTTTGGCGCTGGTGAACACGCGGCAGCATTACGAACCGATGGACTCGAGTGGTTTCAGATGAAGAGAGGCCCGTGGACTCTGGTTAAGCTTGCGTCGGTCATCCGCCGCCAGCGAATCGATGTCGTCATGTCGTGGCTACATGAGATGGACAACTATGCCGGCCTGCTGAAGCTGCTGCCAGGGCGAAGAACATGGGTTTTGGCCGAACGAAATGCTCGGTATCCGAAATCTCGACGCATACGAGCACGTCTCGCTCTCGGCCGGCGCGCTGATCTCGTCATTGCAAATTCAGCTAGTGGCGGGAAGTACTGGGAGCCGATACTGGGCATGCAGCGCGTGAGTGTGATACCGAACATAGTCCGTACCCCCGAAGTCGTCGACAAAGCCCTCCCTCCGCTGGTGGTGTCCGTCGGTCGGCTCGTCCCGCAAAAGAACCCGATGGTGGTTGCGCAAGCGATGTGCCTTGCATCGCATTCGAAATCGGATGCGCAATACGCGATTATAGGTGCGGGCCCTCTAGCGGCCGCAGTTGCGGAGGAACTAAGTCGCTCCGAACGCTCTCCGAGCGTGGATCTTCTCGGGTTCCGTAGCGATGCCGCAGACATCATCGCTCGAGCACAGGTAATGGTGAGCATGAGTCGACGCGAGGGTCAGCCTAACGTGCTCCTCGAGGCTGTGATGTCGGATTGTGTGCCCGTCGTAAGTCGCATTGATGAGCATGTCGAGGTGCTTGGCGGTGCGTATCCGTACTACGTCGACGTCGATGCGCAACCCGCCGCTGTCGCCGAGGCGATCTGCGCTGCACTCGAAGAGTCGAAGCCACGCGACGTTCTCGCTTACGCCCGAGGGAAGCTGTCCGAGAGGACGGCCCCGCAGATATCAGATGATTATGTTTCGGCCTTTAGGCGCTTGAACAGAATCTAG
- a CDS encoding oligosaccharide flippase family protein — protein sequence MALSDTRRNALAYYANTVVLAVLGILINPVLLSSLGAANFGTWKSLQRAFDVGGAANGGAMQALKWVIAFRAKDPDVERKRRDVGASLIVLARWSPVLIGVSAVLVVMTPLLLNDVPQEQVGPAYVTAGVLGLNVVLASVVALPDAALIGTNQGYRSMSVTTVVLTASNLAMLAAALSGAGIVALGFVMLAGTGLNGAVTLWVARRKIPWWGVARASRQDVRELSRFSGWVLAWSLVDRATLATELLLVGILVGVVAAASYSFTSYVVVFSIAICQLTTSVMMPPLGRHVGAGEWRLAARTARRARELTIAVVGFVAGMNLLLNGAFVSIWAGREQFLGADVNALMTLTFVQLALIRMDAQIQDTGLNIRRKVQVGALASAAGVILACAAYLAMGTIWSIFLGLLIGRSVASLIFPAQANKVVRGGDWPWVRVILLMVALVFAYLVGREVAPDSWAALVLVGLGSLVLWGTVVTFIALSPRTLRDLFMRGGDHGKGD from the coding sequence ATGGCATTGAGTGACACGCGCCGGAACGCGCTCGCTTACTACGCCAACACGGTCGTACTCGCCGTTCTGGGCATTCTGATTAATCCGGTCCTTCTCAGCTCTCTCGGGGCCGCGAACTTTGGGACATGGAAGAGCCTGCAGCGCGCGTTCGATGTTGGTGGGGCGGCTAACGGCGGCGCGATGCAGGCTCTTAAGTGGGTGATCGCCTTCAGAGCCAAGGACCCCGACGTCGAGCGCAAGAGGCGCGACGTTGGTGCCTCGCTCATAGTGCTGGCTCGCTGGTCCCCAGTTCTCATTGGTGTATCGGCCGTTCTCGTCGTCATGACGCCCCTACTTCTCAACGACGTACCACAGGAGCAAGTTGGTCCCGCCTATGTGACGGCTGGAGTGCTCGGGTTGAATGTCGTACTCGCGAGCGTTGTCGCGCTTCCCGATGCGGCACTGATCGGGACAAATCAGGGATATCGCTCAATGAGCGTGACAACTGTTGTTCTGACCGCGTCGAATCTCGCGATGCTGGCGGCAGCGCTGAGCGGCGCCGGAATTGTTGCACTGGGGTTCGTCATGCTGGCGGGAACGGGGTTGAACGGTGCCGTAACACTCTGGGTTGCCCGCCGCAAGATTCCGTGGTGGGGCGTGGCGCGAGCATCGAGGCAGGATGTTCGGGAGCTTTCGAGGTTCAGCGGCTGGGTGTTGGCGTGGTCGCTTGTGGATCGCGCGACCTTAGCCACCGAGCTCCTGCTCGTTGGCATCCTCGTTGGCGTGGTAGCCGCCGCGTCGTACAGCTTCACCTCCTACGTCGTCGTCTTCTCCATCGCGATCTGTCAACTCACGACGAGCGTGATGATGCCGCCCTTGGGTCGTCATGTTGGTGCCGGCGAATGGCGACTCGCAGCCCGCACGGCTCGACGCGCACGGGAGCTAACGATCGCAGTGGTGGGCTTCGTAGCAGGGATGAATCTCCTCCTGAACGGAGCCTTTGTCAGTATCTGGGCGGGGAGAGAGCAGTTCCTTGGCGCGGACGTGAATGCGCTCATGACCTTGACCTTCGTGCAACTGGCGCTCATCCGAATGGACGCGCAGATTCAGGACACTGGCTTGAACATCCGTCGGAAGGTCCAGGTCGGCGCACTTGCTTCCGCAGCGGGCGTGATCCTGGCCTGTGCCGCGTACCTGGCCATGGGCACGATCTGGTCGATCTTCCTGGGCCTGCTTATCGGAAGATCCGTTGCATCTCTGATCTTCCCCGCCCAAGCAAACAAAGTTGTGCGGGGAGGTGATTGGCCTTGGGTTCGCGTGATTCTGCTGATGGTGGCACTAGTTTTCGCTTACTTGGTCGGCCGTGAGGTCGCGCCCGACTCGTGGGCGGCGCTCGTTCTTGTAGGGCTGGGCTCACTGGTGTTGTGGGGGACAGTGGTCACCTTCATCGCCCTGTCCCCTCGGACTCTCCGTGATCTGTTCATGCGAGGAGGCGATCATGGCAAAGGGGACTGA
- the gmd gene encoding GDP-mannose 4,6-dehydratase, whose protein sequence is MTKRALITGITGQDGSYLAELLLSKGYEVHGIIRRASTFNTHRIDHLYTDPHNPETRLFLHYGDLSDGSRLVTLLAEIQPDEVYNLAAQSHVRVSFDEPEHTADTTGTGTIRLLEAVRLSGISTRFYQASTSELYGATPPPQSETTPFYPRSPYAAAKLYSFWITKNYREAYDMFAVNGILFNHESPRRGETFVTRKITRAVARIKAGVQKDIYLGNLDSIRDWGYAAEYVEGMWRILQADEPEDFVLATGVGYTIRDFLETAFGRVGLDWQEFVKFDERYLRPTEVDALIGDPAKAADKLGWVPTIDGKELAKLMVDADVEALEQGSDWIDTVKLASWGTK, encoded by the coding sequence TTGACCAAGCGCGCCCTCATCACTGGCATCACCGGTCAGGATGGTTCGTACCTCGCCGAGCTCCTGCTCTCCAAGGGCTACGAGGTCCACGGAATCATCCGCCGTGCGTCGACCTTCAACACGCACCGGATCGACCACCTGTACACCGATCCCCACAACCCTGAAACGCGCCTCTTCCTGCACTACGGCGACCTCTCCGACGGGTCCCGGCTCGTGACTCTTCTCGCCGAGATCCAACCCGACGAGGTCTACAACCTGGCCGCTCAGTCTCACGTTCGGGTGTCGTTCGACGAGCCCGAGCACACCGCCGACACCACCGGCACCGGCACCATCCGCCTGCTCGAAGCGGTGCGCCTGTCGGGTATTTCTACGCGGTTCTACCAGGCCTCGACCTCGGAGCTCTACGGCGCGACTCCACCCCCTCAGTCCGAGACGACGCCGTTCTACCCGCGCTCGCCGTACGCCGCAGCGAAGCTCTACAGCTTCTGGATCACGAAGAACTACCGCGAGGCGTACGACATGTTCGCCGTGAACGGCATCCTCTTCAACCACGAGTCACCTCGACGAGGCGAGACGTTCGTCACGCGCAAGATCACTCGCGCAGTCGCCCGCATCAAGGCGGGTGTGCAGAAGGACATCTACCTCGGCAACCTCGACTCGATCCGCGACTGGGGCTACGCCGCCGAGTACGTCGAGGGCATGTGGCGCATCCTGCAGGCCGACGAGCCCGAGGACTTCGTGCTGGCGACCGGTGTCGGCTACACGATCAGGGACTTCCTGGAGACGGCCTTCGGTCGCGTCGGGCTCGACTGGCAGGAGTTCGTGAAGTTCGACGAGCGGTACCTGCGCCCCACCGAGGTCGACGCGCTGATCGGCGACCCGGCGAAGGCAGCGGACAAGCTCGGATGGGTTCCCACGATCGATGGGAAGGAACTGGCCAAGCTGATGGTTGATGCCGACGTGGAAGCACTGGAGCAGGGCTCGGATTGGATCGACACCGTGAAGCTGGCTTCGTGGGGCACGAAGTGA
- a CDS encoding GDP-L-fucose synthase, with protein sequence MGHEVTTAVDGVQYTPGELDRDATFYVAGHRGLVGSAIWRKLEASGFENIVGQTSAELDLKNRDAVFEYMGKTKPKYVALAAAKVGGIMANSTYPVDFLSDNMRIQVNVLDAALANDVERVLFLGSSCIYPKFAEQPIREDSLLTGHLEPTNDAYAIAKIAGILQTQAVRRQYGLPWISAMPTNLYGPNDNFSPKGSHVLPALIRRYDEAAKAGASSVTNWGTGTPRREFLHADDMADAVLHLMEHYDGPDQVNVGTGSDVTIREIAETIATVTGFSGGTEWDTTKPDGTPQKLLDVSKLAEAGWTAKIGLEEGMERTVAWYRDHVDSIRE encoded by the coding sequence GTGGGGCACGAAGTGACGACTGCCGTCGATGGCGTGCAGTACACGCCCGGCGAGCTCGACCGTGACGCGACGTTCTACGTTGCAGGCCACCGGGGGCTCGTGGGCTCCGCGATCTGGCGCAAGCTGGAAGCATCGGGCTTCGAGAACATCGTGGGCCAGACGTCGGCTGAACTCGATCTGAAGAACCGCGACGCGGTCTTCGAGTACATGGGCAAGACGAAGCCGAAATACGTCGCCCTGGCGGCGGCGAAGGTCGGCGGCATCATGGCTAACTCGACCTATCCCGTCGACTTCCTCAGCGACAACATGCGCATCCAGGTGAACGTCCTGGATGCGGCGCTGGCTAACGATGTCGAGCGGGTCCTGTTCCTCGGGTCGTCGTGCATCTACCCGAAGTTCGCCGAGCAGCCGATCCGGGAGGACTCGCTGCTCACCGGTCACCTCGAGCCCACGAACGATGCGTACGCGATCGCGAAGATCGCCGGCATCCTCCAGACCCAGGCGGTGCGTCGCCAGTACGGCCTGCCGTGGATCAGCGCGATGCCGACCAACCTCTACGGACCGAACGACAACTTCTCCCCCAAGGGTTCGCACGTGCTGCCCGCACTGATCCGCCGGTATGACGAGGCGGCGAAGGCGGGGGCGTCCTCGGTGACCAACTGGGGAACGGGTACGCCCCGGCGCGAGTTCCTGCACGCCGATGACATGGCAGACGCGGTCCTGCACCTGATGGAGCACTACGACGGCCCCGACCAGGTCAACGTGGGCACCGGCTCCGACGTCACGATCCGCGAGATCGCTGAAACCATCGCGACGGTCACCGGGTTCTCGGGTGGGACTGAATGGGACACGACGAAGCCGGATGGCACGCCGCAGAAGCTCCTCGACGTCTCGAAGCTCGCAGAAGCAGGATGGACCGCGAAGATCGGGCTCGAGGAAGGCATGGAGCGTACCGTCGCCTGGTACCGCGACCACGTTGACTCCATCCGGGAGTAG